One segment of Acidobacteriota bacterium DNA contains the following:
- a CDS encoding TVP38/TMEM64 family protein encodes MASTPSGSAPDPQAASPSDETPAETPRWRAYAGIILFLLLILGAAAALRWTPLSQYANKEWLIGALEELRGIWWAPLVLLALYAVLPPLGFPVSPMIIASAVVFGVFWGSVYNYLGCIIGASISYEVARGLGRSFIEHIAGDRLKRAEKLIDRHGFWSLVRLRFLPVPFPLVNFGAALVGVRRPSFHLATAIGHILPIPIWTYFWVVLFGAAAGEIASAGRNLFLAMILFLTLSFAPRWWQRYKRRKRLEELREMRRGQLQGRPDPED; translated from the coding sequence GTGGCCTCCACTCCATCAGGATCCGCCCCCGATCCCCAAGCCGCATCTCCTTCCGACGAGACTCCAGCCGAGACACCCCGCTGGCGCGCCTACGCCGGCATCATCCTCTTTCTGCTGCTGATCCTCGGCGCCGCGGCGGCCCTGCGCTGGACCCCGCTGTCTCAATACGCCAACAAAGAGTGGCTCATTGGAGCCTTGGAGGAACTGCGGGGCATCTGGTGGGCACCACTGGTGCTGCTGGCCCTCTACGCCGTGCTGCCGCCCCTGGGATTTCCCGTCAGCCCCATGATCATCGCCAGCGCGGTGGTTTTCGGCGTCTTCTGGGGCTCGGTCTACAACTATCTGGGCTGCATCATCGGCGCCTCCATCAGCTATGAGGTCGCCCGCGGCCTGGGCCGTAGCTTCATCGAGCACATCGCCGGAGACCGGCTGAAACGAGCAGAGAAGCTCATCGACCGCCATGGATTCTGGTCCCTGGTGCGGCTGCGTTTCCTGCCCGTCCCCTTTCCCCTGGTCAACTTCGGCGCGGCCCTGGTGGGAGTGCGCAGGCCTTCCTTCCACCTCGCTACGGCCATCGGCCACATCCTGCCCATCCCCATCTGGACGTACTTCTGGGTGGTGCTCTTCGGAGCCGCGGCGGGAGAGATCGCCAGCGCCGGCCGCAACCTCTTCCTGGCCATGATCCTCTTCCTGACCCTCAGCTTCGCGCCGCGGTGGTGGCAACGCTACAAGCGACGCAAGCGCTTGGAGGAGCTGCGGGAAATGCGTCGGGGCCAGCTTCAGGGCCGGCCCGATCCCGAGGACTGA
- a CDS encoding UDP-glucose/GDP-mannose dehydrogenase family protein has translation MNICVVGSGYVGLVTGACLADFGMQVTGVDKDRSKVEALSNGEIPIYEPGLRGLVRKNMAAGRLRFTTDLGPAIEAAQAIFIAVGTPSSADGSADLSAVRAVAASIGQHLNGYKVIVTKSTVPIGTGQVIEGIVRGEAGDDARFAVVSNPEFLREGSAIEDFMHPDRVVIGTSDPRAREVMLDIYSPLRVADVPFVLTGVESAELIKYASNGFLATKISFINEVAGLCEALGADVEVVAKGMGLDRRIGPRFLHPGPGFGGSCFPKDTRAVAQIARDHDQQFHIIEAVLDVNQATTLRMVDKIRQAVGGLEGKTLGLLGLSFKPDTDDIRESPALVVAEALQKGGARVRAYDPAAMDEARHELPDLEYCDDSYQVAQDADALVILTEWNQFRALELRRLRSALRQPLIIDLRNIYEPQKMAAAGFRYVSVGRPEGCPESSAEAVAADRSAAS, from the coding sequence ATGAACATCTGCGTCGTAGGGAGCGGCTACGTCGGCCTGGTCACCGGAGCCTGTTTGGCAGACTTCGGGATGCAGGTCACCGGCGTCGACAAAGACCGCTCCAAGGTCGAAGCCCTCAGCAACGGTGAAATTCCCATCTATGAGCCGGGTTTGCGCGGCCTGGTGCGCAAGAATATGGCCGCCGGCCGGCTGCGCTTCACCACCGATCTAGGACCCGCCATCGAAGCCGCCCAGGCCATCTTCATCGCCGTCGGCACCCCTTCCAGCGCCGACGGGTCCGCCGATCTCAGCGCCGTGCGCGCCGTCGCCGCCAGCATCGGCCAGCACCTCAACGGCTACAAGGTCATCGTCACCAAGAGCACCGTGCCCATCGGCACCGGGCAGGTGATCGAGGGCATCGTCCGTGGCGAGGCCGGCGACGACGCCCGTTTCGCGGTGGTGAGCAACCCCGAGTTCCTGCGCGAAGGCTCGGCCATCGAGGACTTCATGCACCCGGACCGGGTGGTCATCGGCACCTCCGACCCCAGGGCCCGGGAGGTGATGCTCGACATTTACTCGCCGCTGCGGGTCGCCGACGTGCCCTTCGTGCTCACCGGCGTGGAGAGCGCCGAGCTGATCAAATATGCTTCCAACGGCTTCCTGGCCACCAAGATTTCCTTCATCAACGAGGTCGCCGGCCTGTGCGAGGCCCTCGGCGCCGATGTCGAGGTGGTCGCCAAGGGCATGGGTCTGGACCGCCGCATCGGCCCCCGTTTCCTCCACCCCGGCCCCGGCTTCGGCGGCTCCTGCTTCCCCAAGGACACGCGGGCGGTGGCCCAGATCGCCCGCGACCACGACCAGCAATTCCACATCATCGAAGCGGTCTTGGACGTCAACCAGGCCACCACCCTGCGCATGGTGGACAAGATTCGCCAGGCCGTGGGAGGCCTGGAAGGCAAAACCCTCGGCCTGCTGGGACTGTCCTTCAAGCCCGACACCGACGACATCCGCGAATCGCCGGCGCTGGTGGTGGCGGAGGCTCTGCAGAAAGGCGGCGCGCGGGTTCGCGCCTACGACCCGGCGGCCATGGACGAAGCCCGCCACGAGCTGCCGGACCTGGAGTATTGTGACGACTCCTACCAGGTGGCGCAGGATGCGGACGCACTGGTCATCCTCACCGAGTGGAACCAATTCCGCGCCCTCGAGCTGCGGCGTCTGCGCTCGGCGCTGCGCCAGCCGCTGATCATCGACCTGCGCAATATCTACGAGCCCCAGAAGATGGCCGCCGCCGGCTTCCGCTACGTCTCCGTGGGCCGGCCGGAAGGATGTCCGGAATCTAGTGCCGAAGCGGTGGCCGCGGATCGGAGCGCCGCCTCATGA
- a CDS encoding UDP-glucuronic acid decarboxylase family protein: MTTSLITGGAGFLGSHLCERMLAEGHRVICVDNLITGRLENLEHLLDRDDVRFIEHDVSRPFTVEEPVDYVLHFASPASPIDYLELPIQTLKVGSLGTHNTLGLARAHNARYLLASTSEVYGDPLVHPQPESYWGNVNPVGPRGVYDEAKRFAEAMAMAYHRYHGLEIRIVRIFNTYGPRMRLGDGRVVPAFVQQALEGKPLSVFGDGSQTRSFCFVSDLVEGIWRLLQSEVSEPVNIGNPREMTILEFAQTIVDLTDSGSKLSFHPLPVDDPKTRQPDISRAQEVLGWEPVVELEEGLRRTIEYFKGRLPAGPSSEENRSEENN, encoded by the coding sequence ATGACCACTTCGTTGATCACCGGTGGTGCCGGCTTCCTAGGCTCCCACCTGTGCGAGCGCATGCTCGCCGAGGGACACCGGGTGATCTGCGTCGACAACCTCATCACCGGCCGGCTGGAGAATCTCGAGCACCTGCTGGACCGCGACGACGTGCGCTTCATCGAGCACGACGTCTCCCGTCCCTTCACCGTCGAGGAGCCGGTGGACTACGTGCTCCACTTCGCCTCGCCGGCGAGCCCCATCGACTATTTGGAGCTGCCCATCCAGACCCTCAAGGTCGGCTCCCTGGGCACCCACAACACCCTCGGCCTGGCTCGGGCCCACAACGCCCGCTATCTCCTCGCCTCCACCTCCGAGGTCTATGGCGACCCGCTGGTGCATCCGCAGCCGGAAAGCTATTGGGGCAACGTCAATCCGGTGGGCCCCCGCGGTGTCTACGACGAAGCCAAGCGCTTCGCCGAAGCCATGGCCATGGCCTACCACCGCTACCACGGGCTAGAGATCCGCATCGTGCGCATCTTCAACACCTACGGCCCGCGCATGCGGTTGGGGGACGGCCGGGTGGTCCCCGCCTTCGTCCAGCAAGCCCTGGAGGGCAAGCCCCTGTCGGTCTTCGGGGACGGCAGTCAGACCCGCTCCTTCTGCTTCGTTTCGGACCTGGTGGAGGGCATCTGGCGGCTGCTCCAGAGCGAGGTCTCCGAGCCGGTGAACATCGGCAACCCGCGGGAGATGACCATCCTGGAATTCGCCCAAACCATCGTCGACCTCACCGACTCCGGCAGCAAGCTGAGCTTCCATCCGCTGCCGGTGGACGATCCCAAGACCCGCCAGCCGGACATCAGCCGCGCTCAGGAGGTCCTGGGCTGGGAGCCGGTGGTCGAATTGGAGGAAGGCCTGCGGCGCACCATCGAATATTTCAAGGGTCGCCTGCCCGCAGGGCCCTCATCCGAGGAGAACCGATCCGAGGAGAACAACTGA
- a CDS encoding VOC family protein, with protein MSQPPFHLAFPVHDLEATRKFFVDLLGCRVGRESERWIDFDFFGHQVTAHLAPEEVSTMALDPARIATSTNTVDGKQVPVRHFGAILEWDQWHELADRLKGAKVRFLIEPHIRFPGEPGEQATLFIMDPSGNGLEFKSFQDPARIFAS; from the coding sequence ATGTCCCAACCACCCTTTCACCTCGCCTTCCCAGTCCACGACTTGGAAGCCACCCGAAAGTTCTTCGTCGACCTACTGGGTTGCCGCGTCGGCCGCGAGAGCGAGCGCTGGATCGACTTCGACTTCTTCGGCCACCAGGTCACGGCTCATCTGGCGCCGGAAGAAGTGTCGACCATGGCGCTGGATCCCGCCCGCATCGCCACCAGCACCAACACGGTGGACGGCAAGCAGGTACCGGTGCGTCATTTCGGAGCGATTCTCGAGTGGGATCAGTGGCATGAGCTGGCGGATCGGCTGAAGGGCGCCAAGGTGCGCTTCCTCATCGAGCCCCACATTCGCTTTCCCGGCGAGCCGGGGGAGCAGGCCACCCTCTTCATCATGGATCCCAGCGGCAACGGGTTGGAATTCAAATCCTTCCAGGACCCAGCGCGGATCTTCGCCAGCTGA
- a CDS encoding oxidative damage protection protein, protein MANTVHCSRCGRDAAALPAPPLPGPSGTEIQQKVCADCWAEWQNMEVMVINELRLNFMDPGAQETLDRHMREFFGLVSPEEANSSKLEDLPGLPEQPKPPKQRDGG, encoded by the coding sequence ATGGCCAACACCGTCCACTGCTCCCGCTGCGGCCGCGACGCCGCCGCCCTCCCCGCTCCCCCGCTACCCGGCCCTTCGGGCACCGAGATTCAGCAGAAGGTCTGCGCCGACTGCTGGGCGGAATGGCAGAACATGGAAGTGATGGTGATCAACGAGCTGCGCCTGAACTTCATGGACCCCGGCGCCCAGGAAACCCTCGACCGCCACATGCGGGAGTTCTTCGGCCTCGTGTCCCCCGAGGAGGCCAATTCCTCCAAGCTGGAGGATCTGCCCGGTCTGCCGGAACAGCCAAAACCGCCCAAACAGCGCGACGGCGGCTGA